From a region of the Cololabis saira isolate AMF1-May2022 chromosome 8, fColSai1.1, whole genome shotgun sequence genome:
- the fmoda gene encoding fibromodulin a, with product MRSEIVVLLSALLPLCLSHGWDPLSWVFRRQGQGQYLSSLQADAAGGACPDECDCPPSYPVAMYCDGRGLTAMPAIPSRIKYLYLQNNAITAVPDSALDNATSLAWLLLHHNQLTSDAIGQKVFLKLEGLQRLYLQHNNLTSIPPNLPRSLQDLRINHNQIKKVTPADLEGMDNLTILELHGNALSEVGTSLKALKSLTFLDISGNKLTKVPDALPEHLHQLYLESNSIDSLPEGFLSGLAQLQYIRMAHNLLSDKGIPPNTFNVTGLVELDLSFNKLERIPSVGTTLKHLYLQANQIKEFTLGSFCRTVDVSNFSKLQTLRLDGNEIGRDDIPSESALCLRQASSIEI from the exons ATGCGTTCGGAGATTGTAGTCCTCTTGTCTGCTCTGCTTCCACTCTGTCTCTCGCATGGATGGGACCCTCTCAGCTGGGTGTTTCGCAGGCAAGGCCAAGGACAATATTTAAGCTCCCTGCAGGCAGACGCCGCCGGAGGGGCCTGTCCTGATGAGTGTGACTGTCCTCCATCCTACCCTGTTGCCATGTACTGTGATGGGCGGGGCCTGACGGCAATGCCAGCTATTCCCTCCCGTATCAAGTATCTGTACCTCCAAAACAATGCCATTACTGCTGTCCCAGACTCCGCCTTAGACAACGCAACCAGTTTGGCGTGGCTCCTGTTGCATCACAACCAGCTAACCTCTGATGCTATTGGCCAGAAG GTGTTTTTGAAGTTGGAGGGACTGCAGCGTTTGTATCTACAGCACAATAATTTGACCAGCATTCCTCCAAACCTTCCTCGCTCTCTGCAAGACTTGCGAATAAACCATAACCAGATTAAAAAG GTTACACCTGCTGACCTGGAGGGAATGGACAACCTGACCATCCTGGAACTTCATGGCAATGCATTATCAGAAGTGGGCACATCCCTGAAGGCACTCAAATCCCTGACATTTCTGGATATTAGTGGCAACAAGTTGACAAAG GTCCCAGACGCtctccctgaacatctgcaccAGCTGTACCTGGAGTCCAACTCCATTGACTCTCTACCTGAAGGTTTCCTCAGTGGTTTAGCGCAGCTGCAGTACATCAGGATGGCCCACAACCTGCTCTCAGATAAGGGTATCCCTCCCAACACTTTTAATGTGACAGGGCTGGTGGAACTGGACTTGAGCTTCAACAAACTGGAGAGAATCCCTTCTGTCGGCACCACACTGAAGCATCTTTATCTGCAAGCCAATCAGATCAAAG AGTTCACTCTGGGGAGCTTCTGCCGCACCGTGGATGTGTCAAACTTCTCCAAACTGCAAACCCTCCGACTGGATGGAAACGAGATCGGTCGTGACGACATCCCTTCAGAGTCGGCCCTCTGCCTGCGCCAGGCCTCCAGCATTGAGATCTAA